CTTTATCATTTTTTACTATTAATGCGGACTTTTGAGATGCAAAGTTTACCCTATCATGAATATCAAATGTCGACTTATCTCTATTACGTACTCGTGAACGATGTACATCTGATTTATCAGCTAAAATTAAAGCGGCAGATACTTCACTTATAATTTGGCCATTTGTTTCTTCATGGTTGCCGATAGCTGATACAATTGTGGCTACTTCATCGTAAGGCATTTTTAAATCCTCAAGGATTCTCATAGCTATAATAGCTCCTGTTTGTCCATGTTCATCTCTACTAACAAAGTTACCAATATCATGTAAGTAACCTGCTATTTCTGCCAGTTCACAGGTTCGTTTAGGGTACTTTAGCTCGTGCAAAATATTATAGGCAATTTTACTAACAACACCAGCATGGCGTAAACCATGATCGGTATAGCCTTTTACACCCAAAAACTCATTTCCTTTTTCTAAGTAAACCTTTACTTGATCAAGGTTTTTTATGTCTTCTAATACATATTGATTCAACTTTAAACCTCCAATATATGATTTAACTAATTTAAAATTAGCTTATTTAAACTATATTAGTTATTAAACACTTACCTATATTATCATTAATACCCGTTTACTATAGTCTCTAATAACCACAAAATGTTCCTAAATATCTAACTTTTAATTAATATCGATATTAAAAAATTACAGCATTTAACATTATACCATGCTCTTTTAAATCTTACATTAAAAAATTAAAAATACTCTAAAGTACTTTAGTAGGTAATTTAAATAAGTTATTTTTAACTTATTTGATTTGCATTCTTAAAAAAAAGCCTACATTATATTTACTTAAAATAAATTATTACAGGCTTCATGTTTTATATGTTAGCTACTGTGGTATAATTATAATACATTTATATTGGAGGTAAATGGCAATGCGAAAACGATTAATAGCAATAATTGCGACAGTTTTCATTATAATCGCTGTGCTGTTTCAATTTTTAGCCTTATATACTGATTGGGTATGGTTTCATTCAATCAACTTCGGTAGCATTTTTACCAGAACTCTGTTCTTAAAAGTGTTATCTGGGGCTACTATTGGCCTAATAGTCTTTATTATTATCTACATAAATTTGTCGATAGCAAGAAAACTCTTAGCCAAAACACCATCACATAACGATTTTTCAGAAGATAACATTGAGTTTCTTAAAAAAAGACTTACAACTGCAGATTATATAACAGAATTTGTTAAAGGAAAATATGCCAAAATCATTATCTTGTTAGCATCACTTTTCTTTGGCATTGCAGCAGGTATATCTGGTAGTCAAAGCTGGATGCAATTTGCCCAGTTTTTAAATGCGACACCATTTGGAATAGCAGATCCAATCTTTGGAACCGATATTGGATACTACATATTTAAATTGCCTTTCTTTTTAACAATAAATAAAACACTTGTAAGTATCTCATTTATTGCTGCTATCGGTGTGGCTGCAATCTACTACTTTGTAGGCCTTTTTCAAAAGTTTCAATCACACCCTGGCTCAGAGCGTACTTTTAATAGTGCTATAAGCCATTTATCTATTATTGGCGCATTTGCACTTTTATTAAAAGGACTTGGTTACAAACTTAGTGCAGATCAGTTAATGTATTCTCCTCGAGGGGTTGCCTTTGGTGCAAGTTATACAGACTTATATGCTTCTAGGCCAATTTATTTTTTACTTATTTTCATGGCAATTATTGGTGCAGTTATATTTTTAGCTAATATTAAACTTAAACGTGTACGTTTACTTGTTATTGTACCCGTAGTTTTAATTGCCTTTAGTACCATTGTAGGTAGTATATATCCATCTATAATACAATCTTTTGTGGTTAAACCAAACGAACTCGAAAAAGAGTCACCTTATATTGAAAACAATATAACCTTTACTCGACAGGCTTATGGTTTATCTAATATGGCTGAAAAGTATTTTCCTGCTACCACAAACTTAACTAAAAAGGACTTAGACAATAATCTAAATACTATTGACAATATTCGTTTACACGACCTTAGACCATTAATTGATACCTATAATCAGATTGAAGCGATTCGTCCTTACTACGACTTTCTTGATGTAGATATAGATCGCTATATGATTAATGGGGAGTTACGTCAGTTAATGCTTAGTCCTCGTGAGCTTAATATTGAAAAGCTTGAGGGTTCAGCAAAAACATGGATTAATACTCACTTAAAATATACCCATGGACAAGGTGCTGTTGTTTCACCTGTAAATGAGGCTTCTGCTCAAGGTTTGCCAACATTTATGGTACACCAGATACCACCAAAGTCTTACTCGGAAGACATTGAAATTGAACAACCCGATATTTATTTTGGTGAGCAAACAGATCATTACATTATTACAAATACGGACACACCTGAAATTGATTTTACTAGTGCTGACGGTCCTATAACAACTTACTATACCGGCAGTGATGGTATTAAGCTTAATTTCTTAAATAAACTACTATATAGTGCAAGACTTAATACTCTTAAACTTGTTCTCAATCAAGACATTAATAGTGAAAGTAAACTTTTAATAAACCGTAATATTAAGGATAGAGTTTCAAAAATTGCTCCATTTTTACTTTATGATTCTGATCCTTATCTAGTTATTAATGATAAAAAGCTATACTGGATGATAGATGCTTATACTTATACTAAGTATTATCCATATTCACAACCATATCAAGATGGTTTAAACTATATTAATAACTCAGTTAAAGTTGTTATAGATGCCTATAATGGAACAACCAATTTTTATATGTATAAAAACAAAGATCCATTAGTTGAAACATATAATAAAATATTCCCTGGCTTATTTACAGATATAAGTAATATGCCAGCTGGACTTAAACAACATGTTAGGTATCCGGAAACTTTATTTAAGGTGCAGTCTCAAATGTTACTGCATTATCATATGACTGATGTTAATACCTTCTTTTATAAAGATGATGCCTGGAAAGTAGCCAACGAGGTTTATTCACAGAGTGGTCAGGTTCAAGTTGATCCTACCTACTTGTTAATGCGTTTGCCAGACGAAGATAAAGAAGAATTTATTTTAATGCTTCCTTTTACTCCAGCTGAACGCAATAACTTAGTTGCACTTATGGCAGCACGTATGGATAATGAGCATTATGGAGAGTTAGTTCTCTATCAGTTACCCCGACAAGAGTTTATAAATGGTACTCTAAACATAGAGAATCGTATTGACCAAGATACTGAAATATCTCAGCAATTAACTC
This Clostridium sp. 'deep sea' DNA region includes the following protein-coding sequences:
- a CDS encoding HD domain-containing protein — translated: MNQYVLEDIKNLDQVKVYLEKGNEFLGVKGYTDHGLRHAGVVSKIAYNILHELKYPKRTCELAEIAGYLHDIGNFVSRDEHGQTGAIIAMRILEDLKMPYDEVATIVSAIGNHEETNGQIISEVSAALILADKSDVHRSRVRNRDKSTFDIHDRVNFASQKSALIVKNDKDGNHIVLDINIDTSISQVMEYFEIFLTRMVMCRRAAEFLNARFNLVINKYQLL
- a CDS encoding UPF0182 family protein, coding for MRKRLIAIIATVFIIIAVLFQFLALYTDWVWFHSINFGSIFTRTLFLKVLSGATIGLIVFIIIYINLSIARKLLAKTPSHNDFSEDNIEFLKKRLTTADYITEFVKGKYAKIIILLASLFFGIAAGISGSQSWMQFAQFLNATPFGIADPIFGTDIGYYIFKLPFFLTINKTLVSISFIAAIGVAAIYYFVGLFQKFQSHPGSERTFNSAISHLSIIGAFALLLKGLGYKLSADQLMYSPRGVAFGASYTDLYASRPIYFLLIFMAIIGAVIFLANIKLKRVRLLVIVPVVLIAFSTIVGSIYPSIIQSFVVKPNELEKESPYIENNITFTRQAYGLSNMAEKYFPATTNLTKKDLDNNLNTIDNIRLHDLRPLIDTYNQIEAIRPYYDFLDVDIDRYMINGELRQLMLSPRELNIEKLEGSAKTWINTHLKYTHGQGAVVSPVNEASAQGLPTFMVHQIPPKSYSEDIEIEQPDIYFGEQTDHYIITNTDTPEIDFTSADGPITTYYTGSDGIKLNFLNKLLYSARLNTLKLVLNQDINSESKLLINRNIKDRVSKIAPFLLYDSDPYLVINDKKLYWMIDAYTYTKYYPYSQPYQDGLNYINNSVKVVIDAYNGTTNFYMYKNKDPLVETYNKIFPGLFTDISNMPAGLKQHVRYPETLFKVQSQMLLHYHMTDVNTFFYKDDAWKVANEVYSQSGQVQVDPTYLLMRLPDEDKEEFILMLPFTPAERNNLVALMAARMDNEHYGELVLYQLPRQEFINGTLNIENRIDQDTEISQQLTLWSQQGSGVIRGNMLVIPIEQSLLYVEPIYLKASAQGLPELKRIVVAYGDVLVMEKTLDEALLRIFGEGKKPDIPEPPIEGYDTIKELATYAKQLYAKMNSASQAGNWAEYGKHLEELSKVLAQLESKANEIAPTAPVLPDTPDQPTE